In Arvicanthis niloticus isolate mArvNil1 chromosome 10, mArvNil1.pat.X, whole genome shotgun sequence, a single genomic region encodes these proteins:
- the Shisa4 gene encoding protein shisa-4, producing MPPAGPSGTAPLAAVVLLVLGAPLALASEDCLWYLDRNGSWHPGFDCEFFTFCCGTCYQRYCCRDLTLLITERQQKHCLAFSPKTIAGIASAVILFVAVVATTICCFLCSCCYLYRRRQQLQSTFEGQEIPMTGIPMQPVYQYPPDPKAGPAPPQPGFMYPPSGPAAQYPLYPAGPPIYNPAAPPPYMPPQPSYPGA from the exons ATGCCGCCCGCGGGGCCCAGCGGGACCGCGCCACTCGCTGCCGTCGTCCTGCTGGTGCTTGGGGCTCCTCTGG CGCTGGCGAGTGAAGACTGCTTGTGGTATCTGGACCGGAATGGCTCCTGGCATCCGGGATTTGACTGCGAGTTCTTCACCTTCTGCTGCGGGACCTGCTACCAGCGGTACTGCTGCAGGGACCTGACCTTACTCATCACCGAGAGGCAGCAGAAACACTGTTTGGCCTTCAG TCCCAAGACTATAGCAGGCATCGCCTCTGCTGTAATCCTCTTTGTTGCTGTGGTTGCCACTACCATCTGCTGCTTCCTCTGTTCGTGTTGTTACCTATACCGAAGGCGCCAGCAGCTCCAGAGCACATTTGAAG GCCAGGAGATTCCTATGACAGGCATCCCAATGCAGCCAGTATACCAATACCCCCCGGACCCCAAAGCTGGTCCTGCACCTCCACAGCCTGGTTTCATGTACCCGCCTAGTGGTCCCGCTGCTCAGTATCCACTCTACCCAGCTGGGCCCCCAATCTACAACCCTGCAG CTCCTCCCCCCTATATGCCACCTCAGCCCTCTTACCCAGGAGCCTGA